From a region of the Xyrauchen texanus isolate HMW12.3.18 chromosome 47, RBS_HiC_50CHRs, whole genome shotgun sequence genome:
- the LOC127639198 gene encoding nucleoporin Nup37-like has translation MPDDTVRSATYSVSCDDYVHVVEFSPYDCGSPASLLAYGGNQYVVVGTCRFKEEDTEIEGVEFTSLQVFMHGVRVDAIAWSPETRLDKLPQVIRFCTATADRKLRLWTSDLQNRCDVKVMEGHTSYINHVVFEPTEGKQIASVSDDHTCRVWDTDGNETTSFRLRSPGVSVCWHPEEIYKLLVAEKKGTIRFYDLVSQHAILSLDSGQVPLMSADWCLTNTIKVGAVVANDWMIWDITRSSYPLEKRPAHVDRARNFRWSRANENLFATTGYPGKIDSKLLVHHLGHPQPVMIGSASVGAGLSWHRTLPLCVTGGDQKLFFWMTEM, from the exons ATGCCAGATGACACTGTCCGCTCTGCAACCTACTCAGTGTCCTGTGATGACTACGTTCATGTAGTGGAGTTCAGTCCTTATGATTGTGGCTCACCTGCCTCGCTTCTTGCTTATGGAGGAAATCAGTATGTGGTCGTAGGCACTTGTCGTTTTAAG GAGGAAGACACGGAGATCGAGGGTGTAGAGTTCACCTCTCTGCAAGTGTTCATGCATGGTGTACGTGTGGATGCCATCGCATGGAGCCCCGAAACCCGTCTGGACAAGCTCCCTCAGGTCATCAG GTTTTGCACCGCAACAGCTGACAGAAAACTCAGGTTGTGGACATCAGACCTCCAGAACAGATGTGATGTAAAG GTGATGGAAGGCCACACCAGCTACATCAATCATGTAGTCTTTGAGCCTACAGAAGGAAAGCAAATAGCTTCTGTCAGTGATGACCACACTTGCAG GGTGTGGGACACTGATGGTAATGAAACCACTTCATTTAGACTGCGTTCCCCTGGTGTAAGCGTCTGTTGGCACCCCGAGGAGATCTACAAG TTGTTGGTGGCGGAGAAGAAAGGCACTATACGGTTCTATGACCTCGTCTCACAACATGCCATTCTGTCTCTGGACAGCGGCCAGGTGCCACTCATGTCAGCTGACTGGTGCCTCACTAACACTATTAAGGTTGGGGCAGTTGTGGCCAATGATTGGATGATCTGGGACATTACCCGCTCCAG TTATCCGCTTGAGAAGAGGCCAGCTCATGTGGACAGGGCAAGAAATTTCAG ATGGTCAAGGGCAAATGAGAATCTCTTTGCTACCACAGGCTATCCGGGGAAAATCGACAGTAAATTATTGGTGCATCATCTGGGCCATCCACAG CCTGTTATGATTGGTTCAGCTTCTGTGGGGGCGGGGCTAAGCTGGCACAGAACCCTGCCCCTGTGTGTGACTGGTGGAGACCAAAAACTGTTCTTCTGGATGACTGAGATGTAA